The nucleotide sequence ACGCCGCCCAGATACTGATACAGAGGAAGCTCCATGGCTTTTGCAGCAGCCCGCGCCACCGCCAGAGACACACTCAGCATGGCGTTGGCTCCCAGATTGATTTTGTCGTCTGTTCCGTCCTCCGCAATGAGAATACGGTCAATTTCCACCTGATTCAGAGCGTTTTTGCCTGTTAATGCCTTGGCAATTTTATCATTGACATGCTTTACGGCGTTCTGAACCCCCAGTCCGAAATATCTGGGTTCCCCGTCTCTTAATTCCACCGCCTCAAACTGCCCGGTGGAAGCTCCGGAAGGCACCGCCGCCCTTCCTGTGGTTTTCTTTCCATTGCTGGTGGTTTCCACCGTTACATCTGCCTCAACGGTGGGATTGCCTCTGGAATCCAGAATTTCCCGTGCATGGACCTCCGTAATTTTCAAACATAAGCTCATATCCGTTCTCCTTTCGCATATTCCTGTCTGCTTCCAGTATCTGCAAAATTACAGAAAATATGCATAAAAACGAATATCAGGACTCGTAAGGCTGCGCCAGGGCGCCTCCGGCCTGCCGGAGAATGGTCAGATTCCAGTTTTCCCGTCCTTTCAGCAAATCCAGGGTAGTTCCGTCCGTCAGGCGAAGCTGGGGCCGCAGCAGATTCCGGGGATAATTTTCCACCACAAGAGCCTCCCTGCCGTCTGACAGTTCCACCATGGAACCTTTGGGATAAACCGGTACATAATTTAAAAATGCTTCTACCACTTTTTTATCAAACATGGTTCCGCAGCCGCCCATCAGATACTCCAGGGCTTCAGAAAAAGAACAGGCTTCTTTATAAGGGCGTTTGGATGACAGAGCGTCATACACGTCTGTCACATGGATGATTTTCGCAAAGGGATGGATTTTTTCACCGGTCAGACCTTTCGGATAGCCGCTGCCATCCTCATTTTCGTGATGGCACAGTGCGCCCATCCGCACTCTTGCAGGTATATTCCACTTTTCCGCCAGCATGTCATAAGACAGCTGAGGGTGCTGTTTCATGATTTCAAATTCCTGTGGATTCAGCTTTCCCGGCTTGTTCAGAATATCTTTGTCAATCAGCATTTTTCCCAGATCATGAAAAACTGCCGACACGCACAAATCAATTAAATCCTCTCTTCCATACCCCATTCCCATGGCAATTACCGTAGACAGCACAGCCACATTGACGGAATGGCGGTAAGTATAATCGTCAAAAGAACGCATATCCATCAAATCCAGCGAGACGGTTTTCGCCTCCAGAATCTGGTCCACAATTTTCTCCGCAAATTCCAGGGCCTTCTCCAGGTTCAGCTCCTGCAGAGAACGAACCGCAGCGTTGCGCAGTTCTGTGGAAATGGCCTCCTGAATACGGATGTCTTTGGACAGCTCATCCTCTATATAAATACCTGCGTAACCCAGCTCAGCCAGCCGGTTAATCAGCTCCTCTGTCAGCATTTTTCCATCTGCCAGCAAAATGCGGTCGGAAAAATCATAAATGCCCTTTCCCAGAATCATCCCCGGTTCCACTTTGCCTGTTTCTATATATCTCATTTTTACCACCCATACAGCAAGAATGTATCAGGGCTCTTTCCGCCCTGATACATTCCCTTTTTCTGAAAACCTATACATTAATCTCGGCTGTCATGCCAAGAATCTCTTTATTCTTCTCCAAAACCGGCCGGACCTCCTGTGCCAGGAATTTCTCCACCTGGAGAGGCGCTCTGCCCACATATCTGGAAGGCTCCATGGACTGCTCCAGTTCTTCCAGGGTCAGGTTAAAGGCCGGGTCTGCCGCAATCAGATCCAGCAGATTATTATCTTTTCCTTCTTCTTTTACATGCTTTCCTGCTTCCATGGAAAGCTGACGGATTTTCTCATGCATTTCCTGACGGTTTCCGCCATTTTTCACCGCGTCCATCATGATATTTTCCGTTGCCATAAAAGGCAGTTCCGCCATCATATGTTTGCGGATTACTTTCTCATATACCACAAGACCGTCCACCACGTTCAGGCATAAATCCAGAATTCCGTCTACCGCAAGAAAGCCCTCCGGTACGGAAAGGCGTTTATTAGCAGAATCATCCAGGGTACGCTCAAACCACTGGGTAGCAGAGGTAATGGCCGGATTCATTGCATCCACCATCACATACCGGGCCAGGGAAGCAATCCGCTCGCTGCGCATGGGGTTCCTCTTATATGCCATGGCGGAGGAGCCAATCTGGTTTTTCTCAAAAGGCTCTTCCACTTCCTTCAAATGCTGGAGCAGACGGATATCATTGGACATTTTATGAGCGCTGGCGGCAATTCCTGCAAGGACGTTCAGCACTCTGGTATCCACTTTCCTGGAATAAGTCTGTCCGGACACAGCATAACACTCTGAAAATCCCATTTTCTCTGCAATCATGGGGTCAATTTTGTCAATGGTTTCCTGATCTCCTGCAAACAGCTCCTGGAAACTTGCCTGGGTTCCGGTGGTTCCCTTGGAGCCCAGCAGCTTCAGACTTCCCATCACGTATTCCAGATCTTCCAGATCCATCAGAAATTCCTGCAGCCAAAGAGAGGCCCGTTTTCCTACGGTGGTGGGCTGGGCCGGCTGAAAATGGGTAAAGGCAAGGGTTGGCAGATTCTTATAGGTATCGGCAAATCTGGCCAGTTCCGCAATCACATTCACCAGCTTCCGATGCACCAGCTTCAGGGCTTCTCTCATGACAATAACATCCGTATTGTCTCCCACATAGCAGGAGGTTGCGCCCAGATGGATAATACCTGCCGCTTTGGGGCACTGCTGCCCATAAGCGTATACATGGCTCATCACATCATGCCTTACCAGCTTTTCCCGTTCCCTGGCCACCTCATAATTGATATCCTCCGCATGGCTTTTCAGTTCCTCTATCTGTTCCTGTGTAATGACAGGTTTTCCGTTTTCACTTAAACCCAGTTCCAGCTCTGTTTCCGCAAGGGCTATCCAGAGCTTCCTCCAGGTACGGAATTTCATATCCGGTGAAAAAATATACTGCATTTCCTTACTGGCATATCGCTCTGATAAGGGGCTGTTATATCTGTCTGTCGACATGGTATGTTCTCCTTCCTTTGTCCGCTGCACTGCTATCTGTCATAATCTCCTCTGATGTCTTCTGTGGGTGGCTCCAGGGGATATTCTCCTGAAAAACAGCCTTTACAGATGGGCAGTCCTTCCGCCATCTCCTGAAGACGCGAGATATTCAGGTAGCCTAATGTATCCGCACCGATAATCTGGCGGATTTCTTCCACAGACCTGTTGTATGCAATCAGCTGCTCCCGCTCCGGAATATCCGTTCCAAAATAACAGGGCCACAGAAAGGGCGGCGAAGAAATCCGCACATGCACCTCAGCGGCTCCTGCCTCCCGGAGCATACGCACGATACGGTCCGAGGTGGTTCCCCGGACAATGGAATCGTCAATCATAATGATTCGTTTACCTCTGACTGCTTCCCTCAGCACATTCAGCTTCACCCGCACGCCGGACTCCCGGCTGCTCTGCCCCGGTTTAATAAAGGTCCGACCCACATAACCGTTTTTTACAAAGGCTGTCCCGTAGGGAATTCCCGATTCCAGGGAATATCCAAGAGCCGCCGCATTGCCCGATTCCGGTACTCCCGTCACCAGATCCGCCTCCACCGGAGAATCCATGGCCAGAAAACGCCCTGCTTTGATTCTGGCGCCATAAACGCTGACGCCGTCGATATGGCTGTCCGGCCTTGCGAAATAAATATACTCAAAAATACATCTGGCCTCCTGCTCTTTCGGCAGACAGAGGCTGGTATCGGATTTGATTCCTTCCGGTGTAATGGCTACCACTTCTCCCGGCAGTACGTCCCGCACAAACTCCGCTCCGACCGTTTCCAGCGCGCAGCTTTCCGATGCGATGATCCAGGCATTATCGCGCTTTCCGATACAGAGAGGTTTAAAGCCAAAGGGGTCCCGGACGCCAATGAGCTTTCGGGGGCTCATAATCACCAGGGCATAGGCTCCTCTGATTTTCTCCGCCGCCCGGCGTACCGCTTCCTCCACGGTATGGGACTTTAAACGCTCTCTGGCAATGTGGTATGCAATCACTTCCGAATCAATGGTGGTCTGAAAAATCGCTCCGGTGTATTCCAGTTCTTTCCGCAGCTCGCCTGCGTTGATAAGATTCCCGTTATGGGCCAGCCCAAGGGTTCCTTTTACATAGTTCAGTACCAGCGGCTGTGCATTTTCACGGGTGGAAGCCCCGGCAGTGGAATAGCGCACATGCCCCACGCCGATATCTCCCTTCATTCCCTCCAGTGATTCCTGGGTAAATACTTCATTGACCAGTCCCATGCCTTTATGGGAAGTCACCTTCCCTCTGGGGCCTGCGGTCTCGCTGACTGCAATTCCGCAGCTTTCCTGGCCTCTGTGCTGCAGTGCAAACAGCCCATAGTAAATGGTGGAAGCCACATGGTTGCCGTCAAAATCATACATTCCGAACACACCGCATTCTTCCTGCGGTTTATCCAGGCTAAAATCCCTTTTTCTGTTATCCATATATTCTCCAGTCAGTTTTATGCGAATTTCTCTCCGGTTAAAAGTTCATATGCCTCTTTATATTTGTCCACTGTTTTTGTGACAACTTCCTCCGGCAGCAGGTAATCACTGTCCGGATTCTGCTTTAACCAGTCCCTCACAAACTGTTTATCAAAAGAGGGCTGGGATTTTCCAGGCTCATAGCCTTCCAGAGGCCAGAATCTGGAGCTGTCCGGGGTCAGCATTTCATCTCCCAGAACCACGCATCCATTTTCATCCAGTCCGAATTCAAATTTGGTATCGGCAATAATGATTCCTTTGCTCCGGGCATATTCCGCACACTTTTCATATAACCGAATGGTATATTCCTGAATCTGTTTCGCATAATCCGCGCCTCTGCCCGGATGGAGCTTCTCCAGAATCTCCACACTTTCCTCAAAGGTAATATGTTCGTCATGAAGTCCGAGCTCCGCCTTGGTGGTGGGAGTATAGACGGGCTCCGGCAGTTTATCGGATTCTTTCAGCCCTTCGGGAAGCCTGATTCCGCATACGGTACCATTTTTCTGATAGCTCTCCCAGCCGCTTCCTGTAATATAGCCCCGCACAATACACTCCACGGGAAGCATATCCAGTTTCTTACATTTCATGCTGTTTCCGTCAAAATTCTCACTGCGGAAAAATTCCGGCATATCTGACGTTTCTGTGGAAATCATATGATTCGGCACAATATCTCTGGTAAAATCAAACCAGAACTTCGACATCTTTGTTAAAATCGCACCTTTTTGTGTAATTCTGTTTTTTAAAATAACATCAAAGGCGGAAATCCTGTCTGTGGCCACGATAATCAGGTTATCCCCGTTGTCATAGACCTCACGTACTTTTCCTTCTTTTATCGGTTTAAATTCCTGAATGCTCATTGATTCCTCCATGTCTTATCGTTTTACCAGCAGTGATTTTCCGGTCATCTCTTCCGGCTGCTCCATTCCCATAATTTCGATTAAAGTAGGCGCAATATCTGCCAGGCAGCCGCCCTCCCGCAGGGTATATGCATCATCATAGTTAATCAGAATAAAGGGAACCGGATTGATGGTATGGGCCGTAAAGCTCTCCCCTGTATTGTAATCAATCAGCTGCTCCGCATTTCCATGGTCTGCGCACAGGAACATAACGCCGTCCACTTCTTTCAATGCTGCCACTGCTTTTCCCACGCAGGTATCCACTGCTTCCACAGCCTTGATGGCTGCCGCTTCCACACCGGTATGGCCCACCATGTCAGGATTGGCAAAGTTAATGATAATCACATCATATTTGTCGGATTTGATGGCGTCCACCAGCTTGTCGCATACCTCGTATGCGCTCATTTCCGGTTTCAGGTCGTAAGTTGCAACTTTGGGGGAATTTACCAGAATACGGTCTTCTCCCTGATTGGGCTCTTCCACGCCTCCGTTGAAAAAGAAAGTAACATGGGCATATTTCTCTGTCTCGGCAATTCTGGCCTGGGTCTTGCCGTTGGCTGCCAGAAATTCTCCGAATGTATTGGTCAGCTCCACTTTGTGGAATGCAATTGTTTTATTGGGGATGGTCACATCATACTCGGTAAAGCAGATGTAGGTCACATCTTTTCTTGGCCCTCTGTCAAATCCGTCAAATTCATCCATACAGAAGGTTCTGGTTATCTCTCTCGCCCGATCAGGACGGAAATTGAAGAAAATAATGGTATCTTTGTCCTGGATGGTTGCCACCGGCTTCCCGTCCTTTTCCACTACGGTGGGAACCACAAATTCATCCGTTACAGCTTCCGCATAGGAAGCTGCCACCGCCTCCACTGCATTGGACGTGCGGTTTCCTTCTCCCAGGACAAGGGCTTTGTATGCCTTCTCCACTCTGTCCCAGCGGTTGTCACGGTCCATGGCGTAATAACGCCCGGATACCGTAGCGATTTCTCCCACGCCGATTTCCTTCATTTTTGCTTCCAGTTCTTCCATAAATCCTTTTCCGGAAGTGGGAGCCGTATCACGTCCGTCCAGGAAGCAGTGTACGTACACTTTCTCAATCCCTTCCCGTCTTGCCAGTTCCAGCAGTCCGTATAAATGGGTATTGTGGCTGTGTACGCCTCCATCGGATAACAGTCCGTAGAGGTGCAGGGCGGAATTGTTCTCTTTTGCATTCTTCATGCCCTTCAGCAGCGCTTCATTCTTAAAGAAATCTCCGTCTTCAATTTCTTTGGTAATTCTGGTCAGCTCCTGATAAACAATTCTTCCGGCTCCCATATTCAGATGGCCTACCTCGGAGTTCCCCATCTGTCCGTCGGGAAGTCCTACGGAAAGTCCGCTGGCATAACCTCTGACAAAAGGACAGTCCTTCATCAGTCCGTCGATATTGGGTGTATTTGCCTCATACACCGCATTTGCTTCCTGCTTTTCATTTAAACCAAAACCATCCAGAATCATCAATACTGTGGGTTTCCTGCTCATAAGATGTTCATCTTCCTTTCTCTGTTCTGATTTGATAATTTTACAATATGATATGGTAACCTGTTCCCATCCGGGCGGTATAATATCCGTGCACATTATAACACACTCTGACCGGAAAATACAATCAGTTTATGGGATAACATATCCTTCCCCGTCCACCTGGACCCCCGGCGCGGAAATCCGCTGCATAAAATCCAGAATTCGCTGTTTTTCCTGCGGTTCTTCCGTCAGGGATGTGATACAGCCCCGCTGCACACAGGGCAAAAAACGAACCTCTGTCTGATTGCTGTCCGTATGGAGGATTACCTGGAAAATTCCCGTATCCAGCGTCCTGTTATTAAACCAGAAGTTTCCCAGACTGTATATTATGGGTTTGTCATTATAAAAATCAAATCCCTGCAGGCAGTGGGTATGGCCGCCCACCACAACATCTGCCCCGGCTTCAATAAAGGCTGCTCCCAGTTCTGTCTGATCTGTCCCGTAATAGCTGGTGTTTTCCGTTCCCCAGTGAACGAAAGCAATGACACAGTCGCTCTGCTTCTCTGCTTTTTCAATCACCTGCAGAAATTTATCGGGATTTTGGGTTTTCAGTACGCCTCCGCTGGTTTCCGTGGCTTCCCTGGTGTAACTGGCGGAACGCTCAATCTGAGTGGCGGATACAATGGCGATTTTTCTTCCATTTACAATAAAGTAGACAGGCTCCATGGCTTCCTCCAGATTTCTTCCGGCTCCCACACAGGGAATTCCTGCCTGTTCCAGAGTATCCAGCGTGTCCAGCAGGGCTTCCTCGCCAAAATCAAATACATGGTTATTCGCCAGAGACACAATATCTGTTTCCAGTTCCTGCAAAACAGAGACCCGTTCCGGACTGGCCCGGAAGGTATAGCTTTTCCCCGGCAGAGGATTTCCTCTGGTGCTGTAGGCAAATTCATTATTTATCATAAGTATATCCGCCTGTCTCATTTCTGTCAGCAGCGCCGGCGAAAAACAGTCCTGAATGCCTCCTGCTCTCCCGTCCAGATACCTGGTGGTGGACCAGCCTTCCGCCAGATTGACGTCTCCTGTAAAATCCATCACAGCCCGGTCCGGCTCCCCGCACTCCTTTTCATACAGTTTTATCTCCCCATACTCCGGGTAAAGTCCCGTATCTCTGCAGTATTCGCTCCAGAGAGTATGAATGGATTTCCCGGTAATCTGATACCAGCTTTCCGCATCCTGCTCCGGGTTTCCGGCTGCCTCCTTCAGAGCAGATAAATTTTCCTCCCCATACTGTCCGCGAAACCATTGAAAAAAAGACGTATCTGCAGGATACCCGCCCAGAAATGCTTCCCCGCCCCAGTTCAGGATTTTTTCTATGAACCGCTCCGAATCTGAAATTATTTCTTTTCCTTCCGGTATTCTCTCAGAGATTCCTTCACCGCATATGCCCGTTTCTTTCAAAACAGAATTCCCGGATACGGAATAAAGGTTCCGGCCCCTCTCCCACTGGCTCCAGCCTGTCAGCAACAGGACAAACAGCCAGAAAATCATCAGTGTATTTTTCATTATCTTCACCGCAGTTTATGGAACAAAGCGGTCAGGTCCGCTTCAACTCCCTGAATCCCTCATTCTTGAGGGACCTGGAGGGTTTGCTGCGCGCGAGCGGATTGCCTGGCAATATATTTCCTCTCCGCGAGCTGCGCATCCCGCCCGGTGGGCTTTCTCTTATAGGAAATCTATATACTTTAGCACTTCTCAGTAACACGGTATTTCCTATAAGAGAACAAAAAAGTGGACAGCCACTTTCATACATTAGCGTAGCAAGGTCTTTCCTGTAGAATCAGAAACAGGTGTGACCCCGGTTATGAACTTATCATCACCGGAAATCACACCTGTCATAGTTTCAGATGTACTATTTTGCCATTTCAGCTTTCAGTGCTTCTGTCAGAGCCGGAACAACTTTATGTAAATCTCCAACTACGCCATAGTCAGCTACGTCAAAGATTGGAGCGTCTTCATCTTTGTTGATTGCGATGATGATGTCTGCTTCTTCCATACCAGCCACGTGCTGGATTGCTCCGGAAATACCGATTGCAAAGTATACGTTCGGGCGAACGGTCTTACCGGTCTGTCCTACCTGCAAATCTACCGGCTTCCATCCGTTTTCCACTACTGCACGGGAGCAGCTTACGGTTCCGCCGATTACATCTGCCAGATCCTGCAGCATTTTGAAGTTCTCTGCACTTCCTACTCCACGTCCGCCGGACACCAGAATCTTTGCTTCCATGATATCTTCTGTTTCTTTTACAGCCTTTACCACGTTCAGGATTTCAACGTATTTATCATTAGGAGCAAATCCGGGATTGTACTCTACCACGTTTGCTTTTGCGCCCTTAATGGGGTCAATTTTCTGCATAACGCCAGGACGTACGGTTGCCATCTGAGGACGGTTATCCGGACATGCAATGGTTGCAATGGTATTGCCGCCGAATGCAGGACGGGTCATCAGTAACTGATTGTGTTTCTGCTCATCTTCTTTACCCGGAACAGGATTCAGCGGGAAATCGCCGATTTCCAGTACGGTACAGTCTGCGGTCAGACCTGTTTTTACCCTTGCAGATACGCGGGGGCCAAGGTCACGGCCGATTGCGGTAGCGCCTACCAGCATAATTTCCGGTTTGTATTCGTTGATAACAGATGCAAGTGCATGGGTATAAGGCTCTGTTCTGTATTCTTTCAGTTCCGGATCGTCCACAACGATTACCTTATCAGCGCCATACTCTGCAAGCTGGTCTGCCAGACCTTTCACGTCTGAACCAATCAGTACTGCTGTTACATCTGTATTTAAATCTTTTGCCAGGTCTTTTGCCTTGCCAAGCAGCTCAAAAGCAATTCCGCTTAATACATTATCTACCTGCTGTGCAAAGACATATACTCCTTTATATGCTTCTAAACCCATTATTTTCACCACTTTCCTTATTTTTACGGATATATTAGATTACGTGTTTCTCTTTCAGTTTACCTGTAATATAGGCAACTGCATCTTCCGGTGTATCGGGAACAACTTTTTCTCCGGCACCTTTCTTTACTTTATCAGATGCTTTTGCAATCTTGGTAGGTGATCCTTTCAAACCAAGGTCAGAATCGTCCACATCTTTCAGATCTGCCCGGCCCCATACGGTTACTTCTTTGTCATATGCGTCAAAAATTCCGCCCGGCGTCATATAACGCGGCTCGTTCAATTCAGAAAGAGCGGTTACCAGACACGGCATTTTTGCTTTTAATTCATGATATCTATCTTCATACTGACGCTGAACTACTACATAGTCTCCGTCAATTTTGATTTCCTGTGCATAGGAAATTACAGGGATATCCAGATGTTCGGAAATCTGCGGCCCAACCTGAGCGGTATCTCCGTCGATAGCCTGACGTCCTGTGATAATCAGGTCATATTCCAGATTCCGGATTGCTCCTGCAATTGTGGTAGAGGTAGCCCATGTATCTGCTCCTCCCAATACTCTGTCTGTTACAAGGATACCTTTATCGGCACCCATTGCCATTGCTTCACGAAGAACTTCGTCTGCTTTGGGAAGTCCCATGGTAAGTACGGTAACTTCCGCACCATACTGCTCTTTTAATCTGAGTGCTGCTTCCAGTCCGGCTTTGTCGTCGGGATTCATGATGGTAAGCATTGCACCTCTGTCCAGAGTACCATCTGGATTGAATTTCACTCCGCCTTTGGTATCTGGTACCTGTTTTATACATACAACGATTTTCACGGTAATTCACTCCTTATGTTTTATTTTTCTTTGCTTATCGCGGCTATTTCAACAGTGCGCCGGAAATAACCATACGCTGAACTTCGGAAGTTCCTTCATAGATTTCTGTAATCTTGGCGTCACGCATCATACGCTCTACATCGTACTCTCTGATGTATCCGTATCCGCCGAAAAGCTGTACGCATCTGGTAGTTACGTCCATGGCAACCTCTGCTGCAAATAATTTTGCCTTTGCTGCTTCCACAGAGTAAACTTTCTGAGTAGCTTTTGCCATAGCTGCCTTGTAAACCAGCATCTGAGCCGCTTCAATCTTAGCTGCCATGTCTGCTAACTGGAACTGGGTATTCTGCTGCATTGCGATGGAACGTCCAAACTGTTTTCTCTCTTTTGTATAAGCGATGGTTGCATCCAGTGCGCCTTCTGCAATACCGAGAGCCTGAGCTGCGATACCGATACGTCCGCCGTCCAGTGTATGCATTGCGATGGGGAATCCCTTTCCTTCCGGTCCTAACAGATTCTCTTTCGGAATTCTGCAGTCTTCAAAAATCAGTTCATATGTAGCGGAGCCGCGGATACCCATTTTCTTCTCTTTTGTTCCGAAGGAGAAGCCCGGTGTTCCTTTTTCTACGATAAAGGTGGAGAAATTCTTTTTCTTTCTTCCTCTCTTATCTTCCACAACGCTTGTGATTGCGATTACGATATAAATATCAGCTTCTTTACCGTTGGTAATAAAGCATTTGGAGCCGTTCAGTACCCATTCGTCTCCGTCTAACACTGCTTTTGTCTGGCAGCCCTGTGCGTCCGTACCTGCGCCCGGCTCTGTCAGAGCAAATGCGCCCAGTTTCTCTCCTCTTGCAAGAGGTGCAAGATATTTCTGTTTCTGTTCTTCATTACCATATGTCATAATGGGGTCGCAGCAGAGAGAGGTGTGTGCGGATACAATTACACCGGTAGTACCGCAAACTTTGGACAATTCCTCCACGCACATAATGTAGGTAAGGGGATCGCAGCCCTGTCCGCCGTACTCTTTCGGAATCGGGATACCCATGAATCCGATTTTCTGCATTTTCTCTACGGTTCCTCTTGGGAATTTTTCTGTCTCGTCAACTTCCTGAGCAAGAGGCTTTACTTCGTTTTCAGCAAACTCTCTGAACAGAGTTCTCGCCATTTCATGTTTCTTATCTAAAGAAAAATCCATGATACTTTTCCTCCAAACTTTCTTTTATTTTATGGAATGGGGCTGCCGCATTAAGATAACCCAATACGGCAGCTCCTCACATTCATACAGCGCAGGCCAGAAGCCTGCCGCCGGCCATGCTTTCGTTATTATGTATTATTTGCTGTAGTCATAGAAACCGATTCCGGTCTTCTGTCCCAGCTTACCTGCACGTACCATTTTCTTTAACAATGGATGCGGACGGTATTTCGGATCTCCTGTCTCATCATATAATACATTCATAATTGCAAGGCAGATATCCAGTCCAACCAGATCTCCCAGAGCCAGAGGTCCCATCGGATGGTTTGCACCC is from Lachnospiraceae bacterium JLR.KK002 and encodes:
- a CDS encoding acyl-CoA dehydrogenase; its protein translation is MDFSLDKKHEMARTLFREFAENEVKPLAQEVDETEKFPRGTVEKMQKIGFMGIPIPKEYGGQGCDPLTYIMCVEELSKVCGTTGVIVSAHTSLCCDPIMTYGNEEQKQKYLAPLARGEKLGAFALTEPGAGTDAQGCQTKAVLDGDEWVLNGSKCFITNGKEADIYIVIAITSVVEDKRGRKKKNFSTFIVEKGTPGFSFGTKEKKMGIRGSATYELIFEDCRIPKENLLGPEGKGFPIAMHTLDGGRIGIAAQALGIAEGALDATIAYTKERKQFGRSIAMQQNTQFQLADMAAKIEAAQMLVYKAAMAKATQKVYSVEAAKAKLFAAEVAMDVTTRCVQLFGGYGYIREYDVERMMRDAKITEIYEGTSEVQRMVISGALLK